The genomic stretch AATAAATAAAAATTTAAAATTTTTAAGTTTAGAATATGTAATTAAATGTTTATTTCAGATACATTAATTTTTCCCGACATTAATTTTGGAAGTAATGTATCTCTAAGATTAACTAATTTATTAATTTCTTTATGATTACATTGAATTTCTTTATAAATAATCTCAAATATTTCAGAAATATTTTTTATTTCTGATAAATTTTTTGGTAGTCCTATTTTGAACTTTTTTATCCCTTTTTTATCTAAATGTAATACAGTAGTTCCATTAACATAACCCAAAATATGTTTTTTAAAACTATAACTTTTAAATATTGTTGTTAATAAGAAATTATTAATTTCAGGAATTGTAGATTCAATTTTCACTAAATCCATTGACATTATAAGCTCATTATAATTTTGTTTATCAAGAAGAATTATGCAGTTTCCTATAATATCTGCATCTTGAGTTACATCAGTACAGGAAATCAAAACATCATTTTCATTTATGAAATGATATTCCTTAATTTTATTTGAATAAACAATTTCTTTAAATCCATCGTTTCTAAAACTTCCATCACGATTAAAATTTTTTATTGTAACCATTGCACAATTAGATTCTTGTAATTCATTTCCTTTATATGAATATCCATTATAAATATTGATAATTGATTCCATATTAAGTATTTCCCAATCGTTAGGAATATTTTCTAATTCAAAACTCTCAAAATAATCTTTATACATTATTTTAATTAATTTTCTCAAATTTTTATTTACACACAATGATTTTTGAGTTTAGAATGGAAAACAGTAGAACTAAAATCTATAGCTAATGTTATTATGGGACAATCACCTAAATCAGAATTTTATAATGAAAATCAAGAAGGTATGCCATTTTTACAAGGGAATAAAACATTTGGAGATAAATATCCTTCATTTGAATTATATACAACATCTATTAAAAAAGTTGCTAAGAAAACTAGCGTTTTAATGAGTGTTAGGGCACCAGTAGGTGATTTAAATATTGCTTCTGAAGATATATGTATTGGAAGAGGTATTTGTAGC from Methanobrevibacter millerae encodes the following:
- a CDS encoding restriction endonuclease subunit S, coding for MRKLIKIMYKDYFESFELENIPNDWEILNMESIINIYNGYSYKGNELQESNCAMVTIKNFNRDGSFRNDGFKEIVYSNKIKEYHFINENDVLISCTDVTQDADIIGNCIILLDKQNYNELIMSMDLVKIESTIPEINNFLLTTIFKSYSFKKHILGYVNGTTVLHLDKKGIKKFKIGLPKNLSEIKNISEIFEIIYKEIQCNHKEINKLVNLRDTLLPKLMSGKINVSEINI
- a CDS encoding restriction endonuclease subunit S — encoded protein: MSLEWKTVELKSIANVIMGQSPKSEFYNENQEGMPFLQGNKTFGDKYPSFELYTTSIKKVAKKTSVLMSVRAPVGDLNIASEDICIGRGICSIDMKNKNNEFLYYLIKANIPQLINKESGTVFGSINKNDIETFEISTPTNLELQNKITFILKSIDDKIHVLKKLNKNL